A section of the Myxococcus virescens genome encodes:
- a CDS encoding peptide chain release factor family protein, with product MSISPTRRQAALDALKLDDESLLKACEVDYFIASGPGGQHRNTTASGVRLTHAPTELSVSATERRSQAQNKGVALERLREGLKVLTFVPKVRRATKPTAGSKRRRLEGKKRTSEKKALRNSKSGW from the coding sequence ATGAGCATTTCACCCACCCGCCGGCAGGCCGCGCTGGACGCCCTCAAGCTGGACGACGAGTCCCTCCTGAAGGCGTGTGAGGTGGACTACTTCATCGCCTCGGGCCCCGGGGGCCAGCACCGCAACACCACCGCCAGCGGCGTGCGCCTCACGCATGCCCCCACCGAGCTGTCCGTCAGCGCCACCGAGCGCCGCAGCCAGGCACAGAACAAGGGTGTGGCGCTGGAGCGCCTGCGCGAGGGACTCAAGGTCCTCACCTTCGTGCCCAAGGTGCGGCGGGCCACCAAGCCCACCGCCGGCTCCAAGCGGCGGCGCCTGGAGGGCAAGAAGCGTACCTCCGAAAAGAAGGCCCTGAGAAACAGCAAATCCGGCTGGTAA
- a CDS encoding histone deacetylase family protein produces MRVFHSDSYEVPLPPGHRFPMEKYRLLREALLERGVLSPESLTESTPCPRQDLARVHTPRYLDALSQGTLTDAEQRRLGFPWSPELVRRFSAAVAGTLDAARAALQDGIGGNLSGGTHHGFPDHGEGFCVFNDIAVAIRALQASRDIRRAVVVDLDVHQGNGTAAVFTGDDSVFTFSMHGENNFPFRKQPSHLDVGLPDGTGDAAYLDALALHLPEVLDSAGACILFFQAGVDPLTEDALGRLSLTHAGLRARDRLVLEAARQRGIPAVLTLGGGYAKPLSATIDAHVGTYEVARALFR; encoded by the coding sequence GTGCGCGTCTTCCATTCGGACAGCTACGAAGTCCCGTTGCCTCCCGGTCACCGCTTCCCCATGGAGAAGTACCGACTGCTGCGCGAGGCGCTCCTGGAGCGGGGCGTGCTCTCCCCGGAATCCCTCACTGAATCCACGCCCTGCCCACGCCAGGACCTCGCGCGCGTCCACACGCCCCGCTACCTCGACGCGCTGTCCCAGGGCACCCTCACCGACGCCGAGCAACGGCGCCTCGGCTTCCCCTGGTCCCCCGAGCTGGTGCGGCGCTTCTCCGCCGCGGTGGCGGGCACCCTCGACGCCGCCCGCGCGGCGCTCCAGGACGGCATCGGCGGCAACCTCTCCGGCGGCACGCACCACGGCTTTCCGGACCACGGCGAGGGCTTCTGCGTCTTCAATGACATCGCGGTGGCCATCCGCGCGCTCCAGGCCTCGCGCGACATCCGCCGGGCCGTGGTGGTGGACCTGGACGTCCACCAGGGCAACGGCACCGCCGCCGTCTTCACCGGCGACGACTCCGTCTTCACCTTCTCCATGCACGGAGAGAACAACTTCCCCTTCCGCAAGCAGCCCTCCCACCTCGACGTGGGCCTGCCGGACGGAACGGGAGACGCGGCCTATCTGGACGCGCTCGCCCTGCACCTTCCCGAGGTGCTCGACAGCGCGGGCGCCTGCATCCTCTTCTTCCAGGCGGGCGTGGACCCGCTCACGGAGGACGCGCTGGGACGGCTGTCCCTCACACACGCCGGACTGAGAGCGCGCGACAGGCTGGTGCTGGAGGCGGCACGCCAGCGAGGCATCCCCGCGGTGCTCACCCTGGGTGGCGGCTACGCGAAACCCCTGTCCGCCACGATTGATGCACACGTGGGCACCTATGAAGTGGCCCGTGCGCTGTTCCGCTGA
- a CDS encoding ABC transporter ATP-binding protein translates to MMPSPTDDLAVDARGLQKRFGGFSALNGLDLQIPRGAFYAYLGPNGAGKSTSIALLTGVYGPDAGSIRMLGVDAVARPMEVKRRVGVVPEELSLFERLTGRQYLTFCARMYGLDGDEAAARATELLELTELTYKAGALVAEYSKGMRRRLAIAAALIHAPELVLLDEPFEGIDVLAAGVIRELLRELSRRGVTLLLTTHVLEIAERLATHAGIIRGGRMLDQGPVGSLLSRYECPSLEAVFEKLISVPASRNARLSFYGEAPASVTPLRQETA, encoded by the coding sequence ATGATGCCCTCTCCCACTGATGACCTGGCGGTCGACGCCCGCGGACTGCAGAAGCGCTTTGGCGGCTTCAGCGCGCTCAACGGCCTGGACCTGCAGATTCCCCGCGGCGCCTTCTACGCGTACCTGGGCCCCAACGGGGCCGGGAAGTCCACCAGCATCGCCTTGCTGACCGGGGTGTACGGTCCCGACGCGGGCTCCATCCGCATGCTCGGGGTGGACGCGGTGGCCAGGCCCATGGAAGTGAAGCGCCGCGTCGGCGTGGTGCCGGAGGAGCTGAGCCTCTTCGAGCGGCTCACCGGCCGGCAGTACCTCACCTTCTGCGCGCGCATGTACGGGCTGGACGGCGACGAGGCCGCCGCGCGCGCCACCGAGCTGCTGGAGCTGACGGAGCTCACCTACAAGGCCGGCGCGCTGGTGGCGGAGTACTCGAAGGGCATGCGCCGGAGGCTCGCCATCGCCGCGGCGCTGATCCACGCGCCGGAGCTGGTGCTGCTGGACGAGCCCTTCGAGGGCATCGACGTGCTGGCCGCCGGCGTCATCCGCGAGCTTCTGCGCGAGCTGAGCCGCCGTGGGGTGACGCTGCTGCTCACCACGCACGTGCTGGAGATCGCCGAGCGGCTGGCCACGCACGCGGGCATCATCCGCGGCGGCCGCATGCTGGACCAGGGTCCGGTGGGCTCGCTGCTGTCGCGTTACGAGTGCCCGTCATTGGAGGCGGTGTTCGAGAAGCTCATCTCCGTGCCGGCCTCGCGCAACGCACGCCTGTCCTTCTACGGTGAGGCGCCCGCGTCCGTGACGCCGCTGCGCCAGGAGACCGCATGA
- a CDS encoding TatD family hydrolase, with the protein MPTPPPIFDAHLHPESLSDQDLESMRFFGVERALVVAHHFPEPTSKALLRHFDDLVERQLPRLERLGIRAYAALGVHPRCIPRRGLSEVLSALPDYFQGGRVVALGETGLHTGGEEEEEAFLEQLALARSLKLRVVVHTPTTDKERHTRRILTLLRQSGLLPSRALVDHANARTVRTILEVGHWAGLTLHPEALKAERAVVLVRRLGSERLMLNSDAGDGAGDILGLARAANLLTKANLSARIVRRITHENAAHFFQVSG; encoded by the coding sequence GTGCCCACCCCACCGCCCATCTTCGACGCCCACCTCCACCCGGAGAGCCTGAGCGACCAGGATTTGGAGTCCATGCGCTTCTTCGGCGTGGAGCGGGCGCTGGTGGTGGCGCACCACTTCCCGGAGCCCACGTCCAAGGCGCTGCTGCGGCACTTCGACGACCTGGTGGAACGCCAGCTCCCCCGGTTGGAGCGCCTGGGCATCCGCGCCTACGCGGCCCTGGGTGTCCACCCACGCTGCATCCCCCGGCGCGGCTTGAGCGAGGTGCTGTCCGCGCTGCCTGACTACTTCCAGGGCGGGCGCGTGGTGGCCCTGGGCGAGACGGGCCTGCACACAGGCGGCGAGGAGGAAGAAGAAGCCTTCCTGGAGCAGCTCGCGCTGGCCCGCAGCCTCAAGCTGCGCGTGGTGGTGCACACCCCCACCACGGACAAGGAGCGCCACACGCGGCGCATCCTCACGCTCCTGCGGCAGTCGGGCCTGTTGCCCTCGCGCGCGCTGGTGGACCACGCCAACGCCCGGACGGTGCGCACCATCCTGGAGGTAGGCCACTGGGCCGGGCTGACGCTGCACCCCGAGGCGCTCAAGGCCGAGCGCGCGGTGGTGCTGGTGCGGCGGCTGGGCAGTGAGCGGCTGATGCTCAACTCCGACGCGGGCGACGGCGCCGGGGACATCCTCGGCCTGGCGCGCGCCGCCAACCTGCTGACCAAGGCCAACCTGTCCGCGCGCATCGTCCGCCGCATCACCCACGAGAACGCCGCTCACTTCTTCCAGGTGAGCGGCTGA
- a CDS encoding type IV pilus modification PilV family protein — protein sequence MRRLNPASRRAHVRGATLIEGMAAAAILAMGISGVFGGLIFASQQNAAANRLSQASAIASQVRSGLQLQGRARLFADTGPLSSARCAGAAETLELAGGLSTLPDACVVDLDAFEAAAGDALLRVVPGYSPEEREHYRRVLVWTPAQAIDSVAVVVSFRSAGQRRYVKQFVALYNPAENGAGVEL from the coding sequence GTGAGGCGCCTGAATCCCGCATCCCGCCGAGCCCACGTGCGCGGCGCCACGCTCATCGAAGGCATGGCGGCCGCCGCCATCCTCGCCATGGGCATCAGCGGCGTCTTCGGTGGGCTCATCTTCGCCAGCCAGCAGAACGCCGCCGCCAACCGCCTGTCGCAGGCCAGCGCCATCGCCTCGCAGGTGCGCTCCGGCCTCCAGCTCCAGGGGCGCGCGCGCCTCTTCGCGGACACCGGGCCGCTGTCCAGCGCGCGCTGCGCCGGCGCCGCGGAGACGCTCGAGCTGGCCGGCGGCCTCTCCACCCTGCCCGACGCCTGCGTCGTGGACCTGGACGCCTTCGAGGCCGCGGCCGGAGACGCGCTGCTCCGCGTGGTGCCCGGCTACTCGCCGGAGGAGCGCGAGCACTACCGCCGCGTCCTCGTCTGGACGCCGGCGCAGGCCATCGACTCGGTCGCGGTGGTGGTGTCCTTCCGCAGCGCCGGCCAGCGCCGCTACGTCAAGCAGTTCGTCGCGCTCTACAACCCGGCGGAGAACGGCGCGGGGGTGGAGCTGTGA
- a CDS encoding M3 family metallopeptidase has product MHRLVVFVVSLALAGCAGSSSAQRPASSTEPPVPSAPSPLEPDAGRQLTATPGRFLAACLCDVQRASARINALLSLPEPRNVEAALTAYDDAIALLDDANGRAGIGANTHPDAAFRAAAARCAQAADGMRTDVSLNPHVYAALAALDLSGQDTATQRWVDLVLRNFRRAGVNRDEATRARLRELNDALTQLGQAFSQHIREDVRHVDVAPEALEGLPDDYIRDHPPGPDGRVRVTTDASDALPVLTYARDSSAREALWRAGQQRGHPRNLETLTRLLQTRHDLATLLGYPSWAAYASEDKMVRHQQVAEDFIEQLATATTTRVQDDYTALLERKRRDVPGASRVEPWEQTYLKEQVRAERYHFDSRELRPYFEYTRVKQGVLDITSRLFGLTYRRVRDAQVWHPDIEAWDIYEGPTRLGRFYLDMHPRPNKYAHPAQWDLATGRAGRTLPEGVLTGNFPRPGAHPALLQHSQVQTFFHEFGHLLHHVLGGRARWAGLSGSRTERDFVEAPAQVLEEWAWRPESLQTFARHVVTGEPLPTETILRMRRADAFGKGLWLRQQLFYAAVSLQLHASDPAGVDTTARVNALQERYMPFPAVDDTYAHLSFVQLDGYYSSAYYAYLWSLVIARDLLTPFLEHGLMDTSTAQRYRDTVLGPGGSRDAADLVRSFLGRDYGFEAYTRWLDDA; this is encoded by the coding sequence TTGCACCGCTTGGTCGTCTTCGTCGTCAGCCTCGCGCTCGCAGGCTGCGCTGGCTCGTCCTCCGCCCAGCGCCCTGCGTCATCCACCGAACCTCCGGTGCCTTCCGCGCCGAGCCCCCTGGAGCCTGACGCAGGACGCCAACTGACCGCCACACCCGGGCGCTTCCTGGCGGCCTGCCTGTGCGATGTGCAACGGGCCTCGGCGCGCATCAACGCCTTGCTGTCACTGCCCGAGCCCCGGAACGTGGAGGCGGCCCTCACCGCCTACGACGACGCCATCGCGCTGCTGGATGACGCCAACGGCCGCGCGGGCATCGGCGCCAACACCCACCCGGACGCCGCGTTCCGCGCGGCGGCGGCGCGCTGCGCCCAGGCCGCGGATGGCATGCGCACGGACGTGTCGCTCAACCCCCACGTCTACGCGGCCCTGGCCGCGCTGGACCTGAGCGGGCAGGACACCGCCACCCAGCGCTGGGTGGACCTGGTGCTGCGGAACTTCCGGCGCGCGGGGGTGAACCGGGACGAGGCCACCCGCGCGCGGCTGCGCGAGCTGAACGACGCCCTCACCCAACTGGGACAGGCGTTCAGCCAGCACATCCGCGAAGACGTCCGGCACGTGGACGTGGCCCCCGAAGCGCTGGAGGGCCTGCCCGACGACTACATCCGGGACCATCCGCCCGGGCCCGACGGCCGGGTGCGCGTCACCACCGACGCCTCCGACGCCCTGCCCGTCCTGACGTACGCGCGCGACAGCAGCGCCCGCGAGGCGCTCTGGCGCGCGGGCCAGCAGCGCGGCCATCCCCGCAACCTGGAGACGCTGACACGCCTGCTCCAGACGCGTCACGACCTGGCCACGCTCCTGGGCTATCCGAGCTGGGCCGCCTACGCGTCCGAGGACAAGATGGTCCGGCACCAGCAGGTGGCCGAGGACTTCATCGAACAGCTCGCCACCGCCACCACCACGCGCGTGCAGGACGACTACACCGCGCTGCTGGAGCGCAAGCGGCGCGACGTGCCCGGCGCGTCCCGCGTGGAGCCGTGGGAGCAGACCTACCTCAAGGAACAGGTTCGCGCGGAGCGCTACCACTTCGACTCGCGCGAGCTGCGGCCCTACTTCGAATACACGCGGGTGAAGCAGGGCGTGCTGGACATCACCTCGCGGCTCTTCGGGCTCACCTACCGCCGCGTCCGGGATGCGCAGGTGTGGCACCCAGACATCGAGGCCTGGGACATCTACGAGGGCCCCACGCGCCTGGGGCGCTTCTACCTGGACATGCACCCGCGCCCGAACAAGTACGCCCATCCGGCGCAGTGGGACCTGGCCACCGGCCGCGCGGGGAGGACGCTTCCCGAGGGCGTGCTGACGGGCAACTTCCCGCGTCCCGGTGCCCACCCCGCGCTGCTCCAGCACTCCCAGGTGCAGACGTTCTTCCACGAGTTCGGTCACCTGCTGCACCACGTCCTCGGCGGCCGGGCGCGCTGGGCCGGCCTGTCCGGCTCGCGCACGGAGCGCGACTTCGTGGAGGCGCCCGCCCAGGTGTTGGAGGAGTGGGCCTGGCGCCCGGAGTCACTCCAGACGTTCGCCCGGCACGTCGTCACCGGCGAGCCGCTGCCCACGGAGACCATCCTCCGGATGCGGCGCGCGGACGCCTTCGGCAAGGGACTGTGGCTGCGCCAACAGCTCTTCTACGCGGCCGTCAGCCTCCAGCTCCACGCGAGCGACCCCGCCGGCGTGGACACCACCGCGCGGGTGAACGCGCTCCAGGAGCGCTACATGCCCTTCCCCGCAGTGGACGACACCTACGCCCATCTCTCCTTCGTCCAGCTCGACGGCTACTACTCCTCCGCGTACTACGCCTACCTCTGGTCGCTCGTCATCGCCCGGGACCTGCTCACGCCGTTCCTGGAGCACGGGCTGATGGACACCTCCACCGCCCAGCGCTACCGGGACACCGTGCTGGGTCCGGGCGGCTCCCGTGACGCGGCGGACCTGGTCCGGTCATTCCTGGGCAGGGACTACGGCTTCGAGGCGTACACCCGTTGGCTGGACGACGCCTGA
- a CDS encoding amidohydrolase family protein → MATDSDADVPVPCLASAPTWRDAGIRMPMPALQDTEGPRLPEGLPPVVDAHVHLFPDRVFDAVWRWFDQYGWPIRYKLHTRQVVSFLLSRGVHRVVALHYAHRPGMARALNAYVAEVAREEPRVLGLATVLPGEPDATAVLEEAFDAGLRGVKIHCHVQCFSPDAPHLHEVYAACAKAGRPLVMHAGREPSSPHYHCDTYALCAAERVERVLKDHPTLKLCVPHLGADEFDAYARLLERYDNLWLDTTMALAGYFPVPIPRRALEVRPERILYGTDFPNIPYAWDRELRTMLGMKWDDAVLAGILGQNALQLYGA, encoded by the coding sequence ATGGCCACCGACTCCGACGCTGACGTGCCCGTCCCCTGCCTGGCCTCCGCGCCCACGTGGCGGGACGCTGGCATCCGCATGCCCATGCCCGCCCTCCAGGACACGGAGGGCCCCCGCCTGCCCGAAGGGCTGCCTCCCGTGGTGGACGCGCACGTCCACCTCTTCCCGGACCGGGTGTTCGACGCGGTGTGGCGCTGGTTCGACCAGTACGGCTGGCCCATCCGCTACAAGCTGCACACGCGGCAGGTCGTGTCCTTCCTCCTGTCGCGAGGTGTCCACCGGGTGGTGGCGCTGCATTACGCCCACCGGCCAGGCATGGCCCGCGCGCTCAACGCCTACGTGGCGGAGGTGGCCCGGGAAGAGCCGCGTGTGCTGGGGCTCGCCACCGTGCTCCCGGGCGAACCCGATGCCACGGCCGTGTTGGAAGAGGCGTTCGACGCGGGCCTGCGTGGGGTGAAGATTCACTGCCACGTTCAATGCTTCTCACCTGACGCGCCGCACCTTCACGAGGTGTACGCCGCGTGCGCGAAGGCGGGCCGCCCGCTCGTCATGCACGCGGGGCGGGAGCCCTCCAGTCCCCACTACCATTGCGACACCTACGCGCTCTGCGCCGCGGAGCGGGTGGAGCGCGTGCTGAAGGACCATCCCACGCTGAAGCTGTGCGTGCCCCACCTGGGCGCGGACGAGTTCGACGCCTACGCGCGGCTGCTCGAGCGGTACGACAACCTCTGGCTGGACACCACCATGGCCCTGGCCGGGTACTTCCCCGTTCCCATCCCCCGCCGCGCGCTGGAGGTCCGGCCCGAGCGCATCCTCTACGGCACGGACTTTCCCAACATCCCCTACGCCTGGGACCGTGAGCTGCGGACGATGTTGGGGATGAAGTGGGATGACGCGGTACTCGCGGGCATCCTGGGGCAGAATGCGCTCCAGCTGTACGGGGCGTGA
- a CDS encoding response regulator has translation MSHILVVDDDASHRTLICDALEEMGYPTVQAANGREALDLLEGDMPSAVLLDLRMPVMSGWGLLDALKKMPRARGLPIIIISGYGFEWEAELVGAAGYISKPVDLDKVRMTVQQIAGPPEMSLVH, from the coding sequence ATGTCCCACATCCTGGTCGTCGATGACGACGCGAGCCACCGCACGCTCATCTGCGATGCACTCGAGGAAATGGGCTATCCCACGGTTCAAGCGGCCAACGGTCGTGAGGCGCTGGACCTGCTGGAGGGAGACATGCCCTCCGCCGTGCTGCTCGACTTGCGGATGCCAGTCATGAGCGGCTGGGGATTGCTCGACGCACTCAAGAAGATGCCGCGCGCGCGGGGGCTGCCCATCATCATCATCTCCGGCTACGGCTTCGAATGGGAGGCCGAGCTCGTGGGCGCCGCGGGCTACATCTCCAAGCCCGTGGACCTGGACAAGGTGCGGATGACGGTGCAGCAGATTGCCGGTCCGCCGGAGATGTCGCTCGTCCACTGA
- a CDS encoding alpha/beta fold hydrolase produces the protein MPIAELNGQGIYFEDSGGNGRPLILGHGFLMDHRMFDAQVAALAPEFRVIRWDARGFGQTRWDGKPFTPWDSAADCVALLDHLGIERAVVGGMSQGGYSALRVALKHPERVRALVLMSTRGTNDDAPTRAAYQQSADIWETQGPIDPLVQGLAQAIIGDTRYFDTWLPRWRQIPGGHFANAIRSLIDRDDISGRLTEIRCPAIVFHGLEDHGMPPVHGEHLHQTLPGSVRFIPVPGAAHAANMTHPEAVNPALLEFLRAHA, from the coding sequence ATGCCCATCGCCGAGCTGAACGGACAGGGAATCTACTTCGAGGACTCCGGTGGAAACGGCCGGCCCCTCATCCTGGGCCATGGTTTCCTCATGGACCACCGGATGTTCGACGCGCAGGTGGCGGCGCTCGCTCCCGAGTTCCGCGTCATCCGCTGGGATGCCCGCGGCTTCGGGCAGACGCGCTGGGACGGCAAGCCCTTCACGCCGTGGGACTCGGCCGCGGACTGCGTGGCGCTGCTGGACCACCTGGGCATCGAGCGGGCCGTCGTGGGCGGCATGTCCCAGGGAGGCTACAGCGCGCTGCGCGTGGCGCTGAAGCACCCCGAGCGCGTCCGGGCGCTGGTGCTGATGAGCACCCGGGGCACCAACGACGACGCGCCCACCCGCGCCGCCTACCAGCAGTCCGCCGACATCTGGGAGACACAGGGCCCCATCGACCCGCTGGTGCAGGGGCTGGCGCAGGCCATCATCGGGGACACGCGCTACTTCGACACCTGGCTGCCACGCTGGCGGCAAATCCCCGGCGGACACTTCGCCAACGCCATCCGCTCGCTCATCGACCGGGACGACATCTCCGGGCGGCTGACGGAGATTCGCTGCCCCGCCATCGTCTTCCACGGGCTGGAGGACCACGGCATGCCCCCGGTCCACGGCGAGCACCTGCACCAGACGCTGCCCGGCAGCGTGCGCTTCATCCCGGTTCCCGGCGCTGCGCACGCGGCGAACATGACGCACCCGGAAGCCGTCAATCCGGCGCTGCTGGAGTTCCTGCGCGCCCACGCCTGA
- a CDS encoding pilus assembly protein N-terminal domain-containing protein, which translates to MPLLTVFPTPSQKYRARAPRWKLWAPLALTLAASAAWAQDAATAPSAAAPELDYAVEAKNAQPSGLVVKVEPLHQTQFIVENAERVRVQASAVVEASLGEPNQIMVQGLSLGVSEVLVWRQGSKQPLSVRVEVAK; encoded by the coding sequence ATGCCCTTGCTCACGGTTTTTCCGACGCCTTCCCAGAAGTACCGTGCCCGCGCGCCCCGCTGGAAGCTGTGGGCGCCCCTGGCGCTGACGCTGGCCGCCTCCGCCGCGTGGGCCCAGGACGCCGCCACCGCCCCCTCCGCCGCCGCGCCCGAGCTGGACTACGCCGTCGAGGCGAAGAACGCGCAGCCGTCCGGCCTGGTGGTGAAGGTGGAGCCCCTTCATCAGACGCAGTTCATCGTGGAGAACGCCGAGCGCGTGAGGGTCCAGGCCTCCGCGGTGGTCGAGGCGTCGCTCGGTGAGCCGAATCAAATCATGGTCCAGGGGCTGAGCCTGGGCGTGTCCGAGGTGCTCGTGTGGCGCCAGGGCAGCAAGCAGCCCCTGAGCGTGCGCGTGGAGGTCGCCAAGTGA
- a CDS encoding vWA domain-containing protein yields MDRKSLSRAALSAALVTALSAALSLAEESPIFKPVEKPAPAKTATPAAQAKPAPNQKPAQPAPSQQQQVPAAARPEIEVVFVLDTTGSMSGLLEGAKRKIYSIASRIAQGRPTPHLKVGLVAYRDVGDDYVTKRFDLSDDLDTVFANLRKFEAGGGGDTPEHVGRGLGEAVSKLSWSKNREVMKAIFLVGDAPPAQRNDDWDFKHWAKKAREKHIVVNTVRCGGDAETEVSWRFVAKLTDGTFDTIDQGGGMVAVATPYDAELAKVNAELATKTLYTGRREVQAENMARAASMGALAPEAAAERISYMKKTRGGGAAGAPASSAPKAVGGAVDLVEAPSALDGVKADELPSELKGMSKEAQVAKVKALSEEKKALEKKAETLAAEREAWLTKNAPAKEDAFDANVMKGVKAQAARYNIAY; encoded by the coding sequence ATGGACCGCAAGTCCCTGTCGCGCGCCGCGCTGTCGGCCGCGCTCGTCACCGCTCTGTCCGCTGCCCTGTCCCTGGCCGAAGAGAGCCCGATTTTCAAGCCCGTGGAGAAGCCCGCGCCCGCCAAGACGGCGACGCCGGCCGCTCAGGCGAAGCCCGCTCCGAACCAGAAGCCCGCGCAGCCGGCGCCGTCCCAGCAGCAGCAGGTCCCCGCCGCCGCCCGGCCGGAGATTGAAGTGGTGTTCGTGCTGGATACGACGGGCTCGATGAGCGGGCTGCTGGAGGGGGCGAAGCGGAAGATCTACTCCATCGCCTCGCGCATCGCGCAGGGCCGTCCGACGCCGCACCTGAAGGTGGGGCTGGTGGCCTACCGCGACGTGGGCGACGACTACGTCACGAAGCGCTTCGACCTGAGCGACGACCTGGACACGGTGTTCGCCAACCTGCGCAAGTTCGAGGCGGGGGGCGGCGGGGATACGCCCGAGCACGTGGGGCGCGGGCTGGGCGAGGCCGTGTCCAAGCTCTCCTGGAGCAAGAACCGCGAGGTGATGAAGGCCATCTTCCTGGTGGGGGACGCGCCCCCGGCGCAGCGCAACGACGACTGGGACTTCAAGCACTGGGCGAAGAAGGCCCGGGAGAAGCACATCGTCGTGAACACCGTGCGGTGCGGCGGGGATGCCGAGACGGAGGTGTCGTGGCGGTTCGTGGCGAAGCTGACGGACGGCACCTTCGACACCATTGACCAGGGCGGTGGCATGGTCGCCGTCGCCACGCCGTATGACGCGGAGCTGGCGAAGGTGAACGCGGAGCTGGCCACCAAGACGCTCTACACGGGCCGCAGGGAGGTCCAGGCGGAGAACATGGCGCGCGCCGCTTCCATGGGGGCGCTGGCGCCGGAGGCTGCGGCCGAGCGCATCAGCTACATGAAGAAGACGCGCGGCGGTGGGGCCGCGGGAGCCCCCGCGAGCAGCGCGCCCAAGGCGGTGGGCGGCGCGGTGGACCTGGTGGAGGCGCCGTCCGCGCTGGATGGCGTGAAAGCGGACGAGCTCCCCTCCGAACTCAAGGGCATGTCCAAGGAGGCGCAGGTCGCGAAGGTGAAGGCGCTCTCCGAGGAGAAGAAGGCGCTGGAGAAGAAGGCGGAGACGCTGGCCGCGGAGCGCGAGGCGTGGCTGACGAAGAACGCCCCCGCGAAGGAGGACGCCTTCGACGCCAACGTGATGAAGGGCGTGAAGGCGCAGGCCGCCCGCTACAACATCGCCTACTGA
- a CDS encoding prepilin-type N-terminal cleavage/methylation domain-containing protein, with product MSRRDARGMTLLEVSIVLAIIAVLAALAYAGYAQLSARAGPQNAAADLSGALAEARARAVDRQADVWLIIYPDINPEGQAGAGNGAWFLLEDRLRDFGAPAGAGGQLSFDTFSPPLAIQPSADQGRLMDAMYLDRYSQRTVRFGASGNLEWTGIFEGLAATDCSFCSGAPRRGAIVFRSDGSARFVDGAGQPVIPAGNGAVNRAASLALLSTDGQREYLFAVSAPVGFVDMRVNK from the coding sequence GTGAGCCGGCGCGACGCACGCGGAATGACGCTGCTGGAGGTCAGCATCGTCCTCGCCATCATCGCGGTGCTGGCCGCGCTGGCCTACGCGGGCTACGCGCAGCTCAGCGCGAGGGCGGGTCCGCAGAACGCGGCCGCCGACCTGTCCGGCGCGCTCGCCGAGGCCCGGGCCCGCGCCGTGGACCGTCAGGCCGACGTGTGGCTCATCATCTACCCGGACATCAATCCCGAGGGTCAGGCCGGCGCGGGCAATGGCGCCTGGTTCCTGCTGGAGGACCGCCTGCGCGACTTCGGGGCCCCCGCGGGCGCCGGCGGACAGCTGAGCTTCGACACCTTCTCGCCCCCGCTGGCCATCCAGCCTTCCGCGGACCAGGGCCGGTTGATGGACGCCATGTACCTGGACCGCTACTCGCAGCGCACCGTGCGCTTCGGCGCCAGCGGCAACCTGGAGTGGACCGGCATCTTCGAGGGACTGGCCGCCACGGACTGCAGCTTCTGCAGCGGCGCGCCGCGGCGGGGCGCCATCGTCTTTCGAAGTGACGGCTCCGCGCGCTTCGTGGACGGCGCGGGCCAGCCCGTCATCCCCGCCGGCAACGGCGCCGTGAATCGGGCCGCGTCGCTGGCCCTTCTCTCCACCGACGGGCAGCGCGAATACCTCTTCGCCGTCTCCGCGCCCGTTGGCTTCGTCGACATGAGGGTCAACAAGTGA